One Xyrauchen texanus isolate HMW12.3.18 chromosome 2, RBS_HiC_50CHRs, whole genome shotgun sequence genomic window carries:
- the LOC127662538 gene encoding citrate synthase-lysine N-methyltransferase CSKMT, mitochondrial-like has product MFLMNRFAVPLRTLQKLTGACRWHHTSLTNDLIENMDKKATWDRFYTENASKGNFKNFEWFFGFHSVQNIILPVLQNMSHSHSGPLHILDMGCGTSALGPYIYQNSPCPVKVTCADISLVAVQLLEEHTKTTPVEPQNQSSALAFLELDCTLLKGHFGTRNLDLILDKGTTDALVRSKEG; this is encoded by the exons atgtttttaatgaacaGATTTGCTGTGCCCCTGAGGACTCTTCAGAAGCTAACGGGGGCGTGCCGATGGCATCATACTAGTCTGACAA ATGACTTGATTGAAAACATGGACAAAAAAGCAACATGGGACAGATTCTACACAGAAAACGCAAGCAAAGGCAACTTCAAAAATTTTGAGTGGTTCTTTGGCTTTCACTCAGTTCAAAACATCATTCTCCCTGTACTTCAGAACATGTCTCATTCCCACAGTGGCCCATTACACATCCTAGACATGGGCTGTGGCACATCCGCCTTAGGACCCTACATTTACCAAAACTCTCCATGTCCTGTCAAGGTCACCTGTGCTGATATCTCCCTAGTAGCAGTGCAACTTCTGGAGGAGCACACCAAGACCACACCAGTAGAGCCACAGAATCAATCCTCTGCTCTTGCCTTCCTAGAGCTGGACTGCACACTGTTAAAAGGACACTTTGGGACCAGAAACCTGGACTTGATTTTGGACAAGGGTACAACCgatgctttagttaggtctaaAGAAGGGTGA